A region from the Cryptosporangium arvum DSM 44712 genome encodes:
- a CDS encoding methyl-accepting chemotaxis protein — MAIASIHRMSIRSNMVVTAAVALLAAAAIGGVSLVQMNRIADRAKAIHSQSVEPLRVIGEVQQTVWHFRWASLSATTATDAASEAKYKTITSEQLDALDGYIADFQRSAASPAEKAAFAKFTEAWGVYLELRKQSTALKAAGRLAEWQTFRSEKLNPQTAVAIEALDKAKSLLTEDAAAAAADAKSTAGNARIMILVVLCLGIALTASLALAAAGSMVRRVHALRDQLRAISEGDLAQRPVDEAPNEIGEMSRAVHQAAERMRTTILTLAETSVGLSRSAASLQGASQELTENADRASQQVSALDTAAGEVTGGVQAVAGGAQEMGAAIREISVNASDAATVANQAVESAAATQQVMVRLGNSSSEIGSVLKAITAIAEQTNLLALNATIEAARAGESGKGFAVVAGEVKDLAQETAKATDEIGRRIDAIQQDTRSAADAIASISEIIGKINDYQTTIASAVEEQSATTAGMTGDLDRVAGGTGEISGQLSQVAQLTQATEGAARATRTAAGELDVASEQLRAAIGTFRY, encoded by the coding sequence ATGGCCATTGCCTCGATCCACCGGATGAGCATTCGCAGCAACATGGTCGTCACCGCCGCCGTCGCACTTCTCGCGGCCGCAGCCATCGGTGGCGTGAGCCTCGTGCAGATGAACCGGATCGCGGACCGGGCCAAAGCGATCCACAGTCAATCGGTCGAGCCGCTGAGGGTCATCGGTGAGGTACAGCAGACCGTCTGGCACTTCCGGTGGGCCAGTCTCTCCGCCACGACCGCCACCGACGCGGCGAGCGAGGCGAAGTACAAGACGATCACCAGCGAGCAGCTGGACGCCCTCGACGGCTACATCGCGGACTTCCAGCGGTCGGCCGCATCGCCGGCCGAGAAGGCGGCCTTCGCGAAATTCACCGAGGCCTGGGGCGTGTACCTGGAGCTACGGAAGCAGTCGACGGCGCTGAAGGCCGCCGGGCGCCTGGCCGAGTGGCAGACGTTCCGGTCCGAGAAGCTGAACCCGCAGACCGCCGTGGCGATCGAGGCCCTCGACAAAGCCAAGTCGCTGCTGACCGAGGACGCCGCCGCCGCGGCTGCCGACGCGAAGAGCACGGCCGGGAACGCCCGGATCATGATCCTCGTGGTGTTGTGCCTCGGCATCGCGCTCACCGCGAGCCTGGCGCTGGCCGCAGCGGGATCCATGGTCCGCCGCGTCCACGCGCTCCGCGATCAGCTCCGCGCGATCTCCGAGGGTGACCTCGCGCAGCGTCCGGTGGACGAGGCACCGAACGAGATCGGTGAGATGTCCCGCGCGGTGCACCAGGCGGCGGAGCGGATGCGGACCACGATCCTCACGCTCGCCGAGACCAGCGTCGGGCTCTCCCGCAGCGCGGCGTCGCTGCAGGGCGCCAGCCAGGAGCTCACCGAGAACGCCGACCGGGCCAGCCAGCAGGTGTCGGCGCTGGACACCGCGGCCGGCGAGGTGACCGGTGGCGTGCAGGCGGTGGCCGGCGGTGCCCAGGAGATGGGCGCGGCGATCCGCGAGATCTCGGTCAACGCGTCGGACGCCGCCACGGTGGCCAATCAGGCGGTGGAGTCGGCCGCGGCGACCCAGCAGGTCATGGTGCGCCTCGGCAACTCCTCCAGCGAGATCGGCAGCGTACTCAAGGCCATCACCGCGATCGCCGAGCAGACGAACCTGCTCGCGCTCAACGCAACGATCGAGGCGGCCCGCGCGGGCGAGAGCGGCAAGGGGTTCGCGGTCGTCGCCGGCGAGGTGAAGGACCTCGCGCAGGAGACCGCGAAGGCGACCGACGAGATCGGCCGCCGGATCGACGCGATCCAGCAGGACACCCGCAGCGCCGCCGACGCGATCGCGAGCATCAGCGAGATCATCGGCAAGATCAACGACTACCAGACGACGATCGCCTCGGCCGTCGAGGAGCAGAGCGCGACGACGGCCGGCATGACCGGCGACCTCGACCGGGTCGCCGGGGGCACCGGGGAGATCAGCGGTCAGCTGAGCCAGGTCGCCCAGCTCACCCAGGCGACCGAGGGCGCGGCCCGGGCCACCCGGACGGCGGCCGGTGAGCTGGACGTCGCGTCGGAGCAGCTGCGTGCCGCGATCGGCACGTTCCGCTACTAG
- the rfbA gene encoding glucose-1-phosphate thymidylyltransferase RfbA — translation MRGILLAGGTGSRLWPITHAVSKQLMPVFDKPMVYYPLSTLMYAGVREVLVITTPGDAAQFERLLGDGSRWGMDIQYAVQPSPDGIAQAFLIGEQFIGDQPVALVLGDNIFHGAGLGRQLSTHNGLTGGRVFAYPVANPEAYGVVEFDETGTVLSLEEKPEKPKSKYVVPGLYFYDNRVVEITKGLQPSARGELEITAVNQAYLDEQQLKVTVLDRGTAWLDTGTFTSLVQAAEYVRVIEERQGFKIGCVEEVAWRQGYIDDEQLRALAEPLRKSGYGDYLIELLGS, via the coding sequence GTGCGCGGAATCCTCCTGGCCGGCGGCACAGGTTCACGCTTGTGGCCGATTACTCACGCGGTGTCGAAGCAGCTCATGCCTGTCTTCGACAAACCGATGGTGTACTACCCGCTCTCGACGCTGATGTACGCGGGTGTTCGTGAGGTCCTCGTGATCACGACACCGGGTGACGCGGCGCAGTTCGAGCGGTTGCTCGGCGACGGATCGCGCTGGGGCATGGACATCCAGTACGCGGTGCAGCCGTCTCCCGACGGCATCGCGCAGGCGTTCCTCATCGGTGAGCAGTTCATCGGTGACCAGCCGGTGGCGCTGGTGCTGGGTGACAACATCTTCCACGGGGCCGGCCTGGGCCGGCAGCTCTCGACCCACAACGGTCTGACCGGGGGTCGGGTCTTCGCCTATCCGGTCGCCAACCCCGAGGCCTACGGCGTCGTGGAGTTCGACGAGACCGGCACCGTGCTCTCCCTGGAGGAGAAGCCGGAGAAGCCGAAGAGCAAATATGTCGTACCGGGGCTGTACTTCTACGACAACCGGGTCGTGGAGATCACCAAGGGTCTGCAGCCCTCGGCCCGGGGCGAGCTGGAGATCACCGCGGTCAACCAGGCCTACCTCGACGAGCAGCAGCTCAAGGTCACGGTGCTCGATCGGGGCACCGCCTGGCTGGACACCGGGACGTTCACCTCGCTGGTGCAGGCCGCCGAGTACGTGCGGGTCATCGAGGAACGGCAGGGCTTCAAGATCGGCTGCGTCGAGGAGGTGGCCTGGCGACAGGGCTACATCGACGACGAGCAGCTGCGCGCCCTGGCCGAGCCGCTGCGCAAGTCCGGCTACGGCGACTACCTGATCGAGCTACTCGGTTCCTAG
- the rfbB gene encoding dTDP-glucose 4,6-dehydratase, with the protein MRILVTGGAGFIGSHYVRTLLSGGYAGADDWSVTVLDSLTYSGNLPNLDPVADHPRYTFVKGDITDVDLVNDLMPGHDAVVHFAAESHVDRSILGAAQFVTTNVLGTQTLLEAAHRHGTGRFLHVSTDEVYGSIELGSWPETDPLAPNSPYSASKAASDLLALAYFRTHHVDVVVTRCSNNYGPYQFPEKVIPLFVTNLLDGKPVPLYGDGGNVRDWLHVDDHCRGIQLALRGGRAGQVYNIGGGTELTNRELTQLLLDATGRDWESFVTPVEDRKGHDRRYSVDITKIHTELGYSPAVPFEKGLAETVAWYRDQRDWWEPLKQRAALEK; encoded by the coding sequence GTGAGGATTCTTGTCACCGGCGGCGCCGGATTCATCGGATCGCATTACGTTCGCACGCTCCTGAGCGGCGGATACGCGGGTGCGGACGACTGGTCGGTGACGGTGCTGGACTCCCTCACCTACTCCGGGAACCTGCCGAACCTCGACCCGGTCGCCGACCACCCCCGGTACACGTTCGTCAAGGGCGACATCACCGATGTCGATCTGGTGAACGATCTGATGCCCGGGCACGACGCGGTCGTGCACTTCGCCGCCGAGTCGCACGTCGACCGGTCGATCCTCGGTGCCGCGCAGTTCGTCACCACGAACGTGCTGGGCACCCAGACGCTGCTCGAGGCCGCGCACCGCCACGGCACCGGCCGGTTCCTGCACGTCTCCACCGACGAGGTGTACGGCTCGATCGAGCTCGGCTCCTGGCCCGAGACCGACCCGCTGGCGCCCAACTCGCCGTACTCGGCGTCCAAGGCCGCCAGCGACCTGCTGGCGCTCGCCTACTTCCGCACCCACCACGTCGACGTCGTGGTGACCCGGTGCAGCAACAACTACGGGCCGTACCAGTTCCCGGAGAAGGTCATCCCGCTGTTCGTCACCAACCTGCTGGACGGCAAGCCGGTGCCGCTCTACGGCGACGGCGGCAACGTGCGCGACTGGCTGCACGTCGACGACCACTGCCGGGGTATCCAGCTGGCGCTGCGGGGCGGGCGGGCCGGCCAGGTCTACAACATCGGCGGCGGCACCGAGCTGACCAACCGCGAGCTCACCCAGCTCCTGCTCGACGCCACCGGGCGGGACTGGGAGTCGTTCGTCACCCCGGTGGAGGACCGCAAGGGCCACGACCGGCGGTACTCGGTCGACATCACGAAGATCCACACCGAACTGGGCTACTCCCCCGCCGTGCCGTTCGAGAAAGGCCTGGCCGAGACCGTGGCCTGGTACCGCGACCAGCGCGACTGGTGGGAGCCCCTCAAGCAGCGCGCAGCCCTGGAGAAGTAA
- the rfbD gene encoding dTDP-4-dehydrorhamnose reductase, whose product MRWLITGAGGALGHDLRSLLPDATAATRAELDITDPDAVRAAVDGHDVVVNTAAYTAVDAAESDEAAATRVNGFGVAFLAEACAATGATLLQVSTDYVLPGDASSPCPEDSPTDPVNAYGRSKLAGEQAVLSALPERGYVVRTAWLYGENGTNFVATMLKLAAARPTVSVVDDQHGQPTWTAALAAQLVALGQAARDGRAAPGVYHGTASGQTTWHGLTQAIYSLAGLDPARVETTTSDAFPRPAKRPAYSVLGHDRWAASGVAVQPHWHDQLEEALKRPAFAQLVDAAHTS is encoded by the coding sequence GTGCGCTGGCTGATCACCGGCGCCGGAGGCGCCCTCGGACACGACCTCCGCTCGCTGCTGCCCGACGCGACGGCGGCGACGCGCGCGGAGCTGGACATCACCGATCCCGACGCCGTCCGCGCCGCCGTGGACGGGCACGACGTCGTGGTCAACACCGCCGCGTACACCGCGGTGGACGCGGCCGAGTCGGACGAGGCCGCCGCGACCCGGGTGAACGGGTTCGGCGTCGCGTTCCTCGCCGAGGCCTGCGCCGCCACCGGGGCCACGCTGCTGCAGGTCTCGACGGACTACGTGCTGCCGGGGGATGCGTCCTCCCCCTGCCCCGAGGACTCCCCCACCGACCCGGTGAACGCGTACGGGCGCAGCAAGCTGGCCGGCGAGCAGGCCGTGCTCTCGGCGCTGCCCGAACGCGGCTACGTCGTGCGCACCGCGTGGCTCTACGGCGAGAACGGCACCAACTTCGTGGCGACGATGCTCAAGCTGGCCGCCGCGCGCCCCACCGTGAGCGTGGTCGACGACCAGCACGGGCAGCCGACCTGGACGGCCGCGCTGGCCGCACAGCTGGTCGCGCTCGGGCAGGCCGCCCGGGACGGCCGGGCGGCCCCGGGCGTCTACCACGGCACCGCGAGCGGGCAGACCACCTGGCACGGGCTGACGCAGGCGATCTACTCGCTGGCCGGGCTGGATCCGGCCCGGGTCGAGACCACCACCAGCGACGCGTTCCCGCGCCCGGCGAAGCGGCCGGCCTACAGCGTGCTCGGGCACGACCGCTGGGCCGCCTCGGGGGTGGCCGTGCAGCCGCACTGGCACGACCAGCTCGAAGAAGCGCTCAAGCGGCCGGCGTTCGCCCAACTCGTCGACGCGGCGCACACCTCGTGA
- a CDS encoding glycosyltransferase family 2 protein: MSNPPERVSAVVLAYKAEPWLQRAVEALLASEKVAVDVVLVDNGCTTDDVEILEKLDGVTVVRPGINTGFAGGCNLGARSATGEYLALVNGDAVVEPTTMARLVEEASKPDVGIAVASVRLAEDPTLLNAGANPIHVLGLSWSGRMGEPETLTEPVETAGASGACVVVPKAHWDALGGFDEEYFAYHEDADLSIRTWRTGLRVLYVPDAIAVHRYEFSRNDFKMYLVERNRLLFVSTLWSGKALVLLALPLAGLEAAMTLMAVSQGWFPAKVKGWRWLLSHRGHIRARRRELRAEATVPDRVWMRRLTTKVDASVIPVPALAGTVNSLVTIWWKVAHRWV, translated from the coding sequence ATGTCCAACCCGCCTGAGCGGGTCAGCGCGGTGGTTCTGGCCTACAAGGCCGAACCCTGGCTGCAGCGTGCGGTCGAGGCGCTGCTGGCGTCGGAGAAGGTCGCGGTCGACGTCGTGCTCGTCGACAACGGCTGCACGACCGACGACGTCGAGATCCTGGAGAAGCTGGACGGGGTCACCGTGGTGCGCCCGGGCATCAACACCGGGTTCGCCGGCGGCTGCAACCTGGGGGCGAGGTCCGCGACCGGTGAGTACCTGGCCCTGGTCAACGGCGACGCCGTGGTCGAGCCGACGACGATGGCCCGCCTGGTCGAGGAGGCGTCGAAGCCCGACGTCGGCATCGCGGTGGCCAGCGTGCGCCTCGCCGAGGACCCGACGCTGCTCAACGCGGGCGCGAACCCGATCCACGTGCTCGGGTTGTCGTGGTCGGGCCGGATGGGTGAGCCGGAGACGCTCACCGAGCCGGTCGAGACCGCCGGGGCGTCCGGCGCGTGCGTCGTGGTGCCGAAGGCGCACTGGGACGCGCTCGGCGGGTTCGACGAGGAGTACTTCGCCTACCACGAGGACGCGGATCTCTCGATCCGCACCTGGCGCACCGGGCTCCGGGTGCTCTACGTGCCGGACGCCATCGCGGTGCACCGGTACGAGTTCTCACGCAACGACTTCAAGATGTACCTGGTCGAGCGCAACCGGTTGCTGTTCGTCTCGACGCTGTGGAGCGGTAAGGCGCTGGTGCTGCTGGCGCTGCCGCTGGCCGGGCTGGAGGCCGCGATGACGCTGATGGCGGTGTCGCAGGGCTGGTTCCCGGCGAAGGTGAAGGGCTGGCGGTGGCTGCTGAGCCATCGCGGGCACATCCGGGCCCGTCGCCGGGAGCTGCGTGCCGAAGCGACGGTTCCCGACCGCGTCTGGATGCGGCGTCTGACGACGAAAGTCGACGCTTCGGTCATTCCGGTACCAGCTTTGGCCGGCACGGTCAACAGTCTGGTCACGATCTGGTGGAAGGTCGCTCACCGGTGGGTATGA
- a CDS encoding glycosyltransferase — MHEAPPVDVPDNKDVWLVIPVYNEAQVIADVVEHARRTFPNIVCVDDGSRDGSAAAIAPTGAHLVQHPINMGQGASLETGLRYALSRPGAEYFVTFDADGQHRVEDALRMLEVARSGQADVVLGSRFLESKETVPWLKRFVLKTVVALSPTARKLKLTDAHNGLRVLNRPAAEGLRIRMNGMAHASEIVGKLARSDLRVTEIPVTILYTDYSRAKGQSLVNGVNILFELSMRHRGV; from the coding sequence CTGCACGAGGCGCCGCCGGTCGACGTCCCCGACAACAAGGACGTCTGGCTGGTGATCCCGGTCTACAACGAGGCCCAGGTCATCGCCGACGTCGTCGAGCACGCCCGCCGGACGTTCCCGAACATCGTCTGCGTCGACGACGGGAGCCGGGACGGTTCGGCGGCGGCGATCGCGCCGACCGGGGCCCACCTCGTCCAGCACCCGATCAACATGGGTCAGGGCGCCTCGCTGGAGACCGGCCTGCGGTACGCGCTGTCCCGCCCGGGCGCCGAGTACTTCGTGACGTTCGACGCCGACGGCCAGCACCGCGTCGAGGACGCGCTGCGGATGCTGGAGGTGGCGCGCTCCGGCCAGGCCGACGTGGTGCTCGGTTCACGGTTCCTGGAGTCGAAGGAAACCGTGCCGTGGCTGAAGCGGTTCGTGCTCAAGACCGTCGTGGCGCTCAGCCCCACGGCACGCAAACTGAAGCTCACCGACGCGCACAACGGGCTGCGGGTGCTCAACCGGCCGGCCGCCGAGGGGCTGCGCATCCGGATGAACGGCATGGCGCACGCTTCCGAGATCGTCGGCAAGCTGGCCCGCTCGGACCTGCGTGTCACCGAGATCCCGGTGACGATCCTCTACACCGACTACTCGCGGGCCAAGGGCCAGTCCCTGGTCAATGGCGTCAACATCCTGTTCGAGCTCTCCATGCGGCACCGAGGCGTCTGA
- a CDS encoding DUF2304 domain-containing protein gives MVNVIQFLLLLSVVAVLFYFVRSQHGVRLQASKRLAFIAFLIFTAYAVLRPDDVTWVAHKVGVGRGADLVLYATVVAFVFVVINFYLRTREMERRITELARAVALRDAEILNQHRLPLTPSAQPDADEAMLAAVVAEGGQR, from the coding sequence ATGGTCAACGTCATCCAGTTCCTGCTGCTGCTGTCCGTGGTGGCGGTGCTCTTCTACTTCGTCCGTAGCCAGCACGGCGTGCGGCTGCAGGCCAGCAAGCGGCTCGCGTTCATCGCGTTCCTGATCTTCACCGCGTACGCCGTGCTCCGCCCGGACGACGTCACCTGGGTCGCGCACAAGGTGGGCGTCGGCCGCGGTGCCGACCTGGTGCTGTACGCCACCGTCGTCGCGTTCGTGTTCGTCGTCATCAACTTCTACCTGCGCACGCGGGAGATGGAACGGCGGATCACCGAGCTGGCGCGGGCGGTGGCGCTGCGCGACGCCGAGATCCTCAACCAGCACCGTCTGCCGCTGACCCCGTCGGCCCAGCCCGACGCGGACGAGGCGATGCTGGCCGCCGTGGTGGCCGAAGGCGGCCAGCGCTAA